Below is a window of Candidatus Margulisiibacteriota bacterium DNA.
TTTTTAAAATTCGCAGCTAGAAGGTATAATGTTTAAAGTAATAATATATTAATTGGAGGTCAGTATGTTTGGTAATATGGGAAATATGGGCGATATGATGAAGCAGTTGGGTGAAATGAAAAAACAAATGAAGGAATTGAAAAAGATAAGTGTGGAAGTTTCTTCTAAAGACAATGAAGTAACTGTTGTTATGACTGGAGAGATGAAGATAAAAGAATTAAAAATAGCCGAAGGATCTGACCCTAGAAAAATAGCTAGTGTTATTAAAGAGACCGTCAATAAAGCTTTTCAAGAGGTAACTGCAAGATCAGCTGGACAGTTTAAGGGTTTAAATATTCCAGGACTAGGATAAATTGGAATATCAAAACCCTTTAGATGATTTAATCCATGAGTTTTCTAAAATGCCTGGCATTGGTAGAAGAACAGCTCAACGTT
It encodes the following:
- a CDS encoding YbaB/EbfC family nucleoid-associated protein; protein product: MFGNMGNMGDMMKQLGEMKKQMKELKKISVEVSSKDNEVTVVMTGEMKIKELKIAEGSDPRKIASVIKETVNKAFQEVTARSAGQFKGLNIPGLG